In one Panulirus ornatus isolate Po-2019 chromosome 25, ASM3632096v1, whole genome shotgun sequence genomic region, the following are encoded:
- the LOC139757295 gene encoding uncharacterized protein: MQNSEISGSDLSLHKLTKDCHETIRKRGSRDNLICSICGVVCQHNAHFQIHMRIHTGEKPFRCSYCERAFAQKSDLTKHERIHTGEKPFKCEFCGRAFAIGKSLQDHRRQHTGERPYECNECKRRFRSSSGLSEHRKTHLKQQAVIFRRGNTGKCDLSHHKQHPSIETARCSFCYKNYPNRQSMLSHVRMVHMKDAPYECAKCRTCYSSVRGLCLHISSVHRHTKLLQRSQMVPLYKCSSCMSKFTTRLALIKHTRDTGHSYLRCDVCNQPIEGLEQLIDHRWQHKGIVKGEMVSRGKCKNLKKAVINRGMRALGNNGKNNKAKDFHSIRKYKQHAVPGKLRVMTILPVEAFKELSEGMCDQNDDDDIGKEVETTAVRKIKHKVSCSTDTLTEYAVSVASTDYVFRSYEKKEKNKRMSLLANKKPSKHTEDVKCQDSSRKRQMLTHNRPTVQTETWVSANYFGLESSQRTKDEPHPVHTTEEDPLFVGVGLQEWDSQWQDEGIDIISV, encoded by the coding sequence ATGCAAAATTCAGAGATCTCAGGATCTGACTTAAGCCTACACAAATTGACAAAAGATTGTCATGAGACTATAAGAAAAAGAGGGAGTCGTGATAATCTTATATGCAGTATATGTGGAGTTGTGTGCCAGCATAATGCACATTTTCAAATTCACATGCGCATTCATACTGGTGAGAAACCATTTAGGTGCAGTTACTGTGAGCGAGCCTTTGCTCAGAAATCTGATCTTACAAAACATGAACGTATTCATACAGGTGAAAAGCCATTTAAATGTGAGTTTTGTGGTAGAGCATTTGCAATTGGCAAGTCACTGCAAGACCATCGACGACAACATACTGGAGAGAGACCATATGAGTGCAATGAGTGCAAACGAAGATTTAGAAGCTCTTCAGGATTGAGTGAGCATCGCAAGACTCACCTTAAACAACAGGCAGTGATATTTAGGAGAGGTAATACAGGTAAATGTGATTTGTCTCATCATAAGCAACATCCAAGCATTGAAACAGCCAGGTGTAGTTTTTGCTATAAAAATTATCCCAACAGGCAGAGCATGCTTTCTCATGTAAGAATGGTTCACATGAAAGATGCACCATATGAGTGTGCTAAGTGCCGTACATGCTATTCTTCTGTACGTGGACTATGTCTTCATATAAGTTCTGTTCACAGGCACACAAAATTGTTGCAGCGAAGTCAGATGGTTCCATTGTACAAGTGCTCAAGTTGCATGTCAAAGTTCACAACTCGATTAGCATTGATcaaacacacacgagacacaggACATAGTTACTTGAGGTGTGATGTTTGTAATCAGCCTATTGAGGGCCTAGAACAGCTCATTGATCATCGTTGGCAGCACAAGGGGATAGTAAAGGGTGAGATGGTGTCAAGAGGGAAATGTAAAAATTTAAAGAAAGCAGTAATAAATAGAGGAATGAGAGCATTGGGtaataatggaaaaaataataaagcCAAAGATTTCCATTCAATAAGGAAGTACAAGCAACATGCTGTACCTGGAAAATTAAGAGTGATGACCATTCTACCTGTTGAAGCTTTTAAAGAATTATCAGAAGGTATGTGtgatcaaaatgatgatgatgacattggGAAGGAAGTAGAAACAACTGCTGTGAGAAAAATCAAGCATAAGGTAAGTTGCAGTACAGACACTCTCACTGAATATGCAGTGTCAGTTGCAAGCACAGATTATGTATTCCGAAGttatgagaaaaaagagaaaaataaaagaatgtcTTTATTAGCAAATAAAAAACCCTCAAAACATACTGAAGATGTGAAATGTCAAGACTCATCAAGAAAGAGGCAAATGCTAACACATAACAGGCCAACAGTTCAGACAGAAACATGGGTGTCTGCAAATTACTTTGGTTTAGAGTCCTCACAAAGAACTAAAGATGAGCCCCATCCAGTTCACACAACTGAAGAGGACCCACTATTTGTAGGTGTGGGGTTGCAGGAATGGGACAGCCAATGGCAAGATGAAGGTATTGACATCATATCTGTTTGA